The following proteins come from a genomic window of Vallitalea okinawensis:
- a CDS encoding TraR/DksA family transcriptional regulator codes for MNEEFQICIECHEEKVLEDFPIDRRAKTGYKKVCKSCFNEKYKDRNKKVVSPEKVIKEYLNEQVPEVFKALSIQSIAEERDFMQVFIESIQPKAEFINIVNQYKSKNS; via the coding sequence ATGAACGAAGAGTTTCAAATTTGCATAGAATGTCATGAAGAAAAAGTGTTAGAGGATTTTCCAATAGATAGACGAGCAAAAACAGGTTATAAAAAAGTGTGTAAGAGCTGCTTTAATGAAAAGTATAAAGATCGTAATAAAAAAGTGGTTTCACCTGAAAAAGTGATAAAAGAGTATTTGAACGAACAAGTACCAGAAGTCTTTAAAGCTTTATCCATACAATCGATAGCAGAAGAGAGAGATTTCATGCAAGTATTTATAGAGAGTATTCAACCAAAAGCAGAGTTTATCAATATTGTTAACCAGTATAAGAGTAAGAACAGTTAA
- a CDS encoding class I SAM-dependent methyltransferase: protein MYKDIIQNSPLLLGLECNKVLDIGTGNGVFLKALLANIKSYNRAIGCDVTKEILHIAREKLKDEEVTLLLADGAKLPFLDEEFDLITISNSLHHFENVDKVIREVYRVLKEDGLFVINEMIHDDLTETQLTDRYLSDFFVKVDKLQGKIHNFTLSKEEVKEFFNGNHLSLLEENEYDDDCYKGVGEESLLSIDHALDKKVDEVAHTQEYKQLLNEVDSLKNRMRKIGIDMQKQLFLLYRKEHE from the coding sequence ATGTATAAAGATATCATCCAGAATAGTCCCTTACTATTAGGTTTAGAATGTAATAAGGTTTTAGATATTGGAACAGGGAATGGCGTTTTTTTAAAAGCTTTATTGGCGAATATAAAATCTTATAATCGTGCAATTGGATGTGATGTCACAAAGGAAATACTTCATATTGCTAGAGAAAAGCTGAAAGATGAAGAAGTAACATTATTGTTAGCTGATGGGGCTAAGCTTCCATTTTTAGATGAGGAGTTTGATTTAATCACAATATCAAATTCTTTACATCATTTTGAAAATGTAGACAAAGTGATTAGAGAAGTATATCGAGTATTGAAAGAAGATGGGTTATTCGTTATCAATGAGATGATACACGACGATTTGACTGAGACTCAACTAACAGATAGATATTTATCAGATTTCTTTGTAAAAGTTGATAAGTTACAAGGGAAAATACATAATTTTACTTTATCCAAAGAAGAAGTAAAGGAATTCTTTAATGGCAATCACTTATCACTTTTAGAAGAGAATGAATACGATGATGATTGTTATAAAGGGGTAGGGGAGGAGAGTTTGCTTTCAATTGATCATGCTTTAGATAAAAAGGTTGATGAAGTCGCTCATACTCAAGAATACAAGCAATTATTAAATGAAGTTGATTCATTAAAAAATAGAATGCGAAAGATTGGAATTGATATGCAAAAGCAGTTGTTCCTATTATATAGGAAAGAACATGAGTAA